The Geobacter sp. sequence TCAGTTCGGGTGTTTCGTCACAGGCATAGCCGAACATCAGACCCTGATCGCCGGCCCCCTGCTCCTTGAAGAGCCCCTCACCCTCGGTTACCCCCTGGGAGATGTCCGGCGACTGCTTGTCGATGGAAACGAGGACGGCGCAGGTCTCCCAGTCGAATCCCATGGCAGAGTCGTTGTAACCGATCTCCTTGATGGTCTCGCGGACCACCTTCGGGTAGTCCACCACGGCGGAGGTGGTGATTTCGCCGGCAATGACCGCCATGCCGGTGGTCACCAGGGTCTCGCAGGCTACCCTGGACTTGGGGTCCTGGGAGAGGATTGCGTCAAGGATCGCATCGGAAACCTGGTCGGCAACCTTGTCGGGGTGCCCTTCGGAAACCGATTCTGACGTAAAGATATAATCGTCCATCTCCATCATGTGGAACTCCTCCTTGCTATGTGTACTGTACGGGAAATGTCTGGGAAAGACTGTACTTTATAGCGTTTATCGCGGGAGATTGTCAAGGGTGAAAACGTGCGGTAGTGCCGCCCGGAGGCAGGAGAGGTCAGTCGAAGCTGTCCGCGTAATGGGCCGTGATTTCAGCCTTGAGGAAGCTTCCGATCTCTTCGGCAGTACTCAGGGAAAGGGCCCGTTGTACGAGCTGTTCCGCGTCGGTCCTGTTACAGCGGCGAAGGATCCTTTTCACCCGCGGGATGGAAATGCCGTTCATGGAGAGCTCGTCGAAACCGAGGCCAAGGAGAATGGGCAGATAATCCGGCTCGCCCGCCATCTCGCCGCACATGCAGGCATCTATGCCGGCAGCATGGGCAGCGTCGACCACCTGCTTCAACGAGCGGAGGACAGCGGGGTGGAGCGGTTCATAAAGATGCGCCAGATGCTCGTTGGTCCTGTCTATTGCCAGCGAATACTGGATCAGGTCGTTGGTGCCGACGCTGAAGAAATCGACCTCGCGCGCCAAGAGGTCGGCAATGACCACCGCCGACGGGATCTCGATCATGATGCCGATCTCGATATCCTCGTCAAAAGGGATCCCTGTCTGACGGAGTTCCTGCTTGGCAGCCTCCAGGAGCTGCTTGGCCTGCCTGATCTCCCCCACTCCGGAAATCATCGGGAAGAAGATCCTGACCTTGCCCAGGGCGCTGGCGCGGAGGATGGCACGTAGCTGCGGCATGAAGGTTTCTGGCTGGCGCAGGGAAAGCCGGATAGCCCGAAGGCCCAGGGCAGGGTTGAGCTCGTCGGCGAGATTGAGATCGGGGACGAATTTGTCCCCTCCTACATCGAGGGTGCGGATGGTGACCGGGTGCGGCGCCATTGCCGTGACGACTTCCGAATAGCAGGCAAACTGTTCCTCTTCGTCGGGAAGCTGGTCGCGCCCCATGAAGAGCATCTCGGTACGGTAGAGGCCGATTCCTTCCCCGCCATGTCCTTTCAGCGAGGCGATCTCCTCGATGAACTCCATGTTACCCTTGAGGCAGACTCGGTAGCCGTCAAGGGTGACTGCCGGCAGGTCACGGAGTTTTGCCAGCTCCCGCTCGATGTATTCGTAGTGCAGTTTACGCTTGAGGTACTCGCGGAAGGTCGCTTCGTCCGGATTGATGATCACCACGCCGGCAGAACCGTCGATGATCATGTGCTCGCCGTCGGCCACCTCCTGGGTAATCCGCTCCAGGCCCACCACTGCCGGGATCTCCAGCGCCCTGGCCAGGATGGCCGAATGGGAGGTCTTCCCCCCCAGGTCGGTGACGAACCCGATCACCTTGCTCTTGTCGATCTGGAGGATGTCTGCCGGCGAAAGGTCGTGAGCCACAACCAGGGCCATTTCGGGAACGGCGGTGAGCGGTTCGTGGATCTTCCCCACCAGCTTGCGCAGAACGCGCTCGCCGACGATCTCGATGTCGCTCCCCCGCTCGCGGAGATAGTCGTCTTCGATGGCGGCAAAGAATTCGCGGAATTTGAGGATGGTCTTTTTCAGCGCCCATTCGGCGTTGATCGCTTCCGTCTCGATGAGTGCGACGGTCTCGCGCTGCAGCATGCTGTCATCGAGCATCATCAGGTGGGTATCGATAACGTAGAGGTGCTCTGGTCCGTGCTGACCGGCCATCTGCTCTTTGAGCGCCCGCAGCTCGCCCCGTGCCTGGCCGAGGGCAGCCATGAAACGCTCGATCTCAGAGGGGATTTCCGGCTGCTGGAGGTATTCCTCATGCACCGCCACACGGCTCCGGTCAGTGAGCCTGGCCCTGCCAATGGCAACGCCGGGCGACGCCCCTACCCCCTGCAACTCCCGGTTGTTACTCCTCACCGAATCCATTTTCGATCAGCTCCCCCAAAGCCGCCATTGCAGCGACTTCGTCGGCCCCCTCGACATGAAGCCGAATCACGCTCCCCTTGGCAGCGGCCAGCATCATGATCCCCATGATGCTCTTGCCGTTCACTTCCACGTCTTCCCGGGCCACCTTCACCTCGGATGAAAACTGGATGGCAGTCTTAACGAACAGTGCAGAAGCACGGGCATGCAGCCCGAGTTTGTTGACGATGGTGAAGTGCTGTTCCAGCATGGTATAGGGCTGTTCTCCTGAAGTGGATTACCTGAGGTAGTCGCCGGCCACGGAGATGCTCTCCCGACCACACGCCTTGAGTTGTGCCGCCAGTTCGGAGATGCCCACCTTGCCGCGATCACTGAAGAATTTGATGAGCATGGGGAGATTGACCCCGGTCATGACCTCGATCCGATTATCTTCCAGAAAGGAGAGACTCATGTTGGACGGTGTCCCGCCGAACATGTCGGTCATGATGATGACCCCTTCGCTGTTTACCTTCCTGATGGCTTCATCTATGCCCGTCCTGATGCTATCCACCGGATCGCCAGTCTGAATGCCAACCGTCTCGGCCATTTCAACCGGACCGACAATCATCTCAGCAGCTGCCAGCAGTTCGCGGGCAAGCCCTGCATGGGTCACCAATACGAGTCCGATCATGTTCTCATCCCTTTTCCATATCGCGATGCGTTATTTTCAGTTCAACGTTTTTGCCGCTGAAATAGGATTTCAGCTCCTCTACTATGGCAACCGACCGATGGCGGCCCCCGGTACAACCGACCGAGATGGTCAGATACGATTTCCCTTCCCGCTGGTACCCAGGGATGAGCACATCCAGGAGCTCCCGGTACCTGTCCAGAAACTCTTTGGTAACCGGCTGTTCCAGAACGAAACCCTTCACCTTCCGGTTGAGACCGGAAAATTTCTTGAGCGTCTCGACAAAGAAGGGGTTGGGCAGGAAACGGACGTCGACGACCAGGTCCGAATCCATGGGGATGCCGAAGCGGTAGCCAAAGGACTGGAGGTGGACGGTCAGTCGCCGGTTCCCTTCTTCTCCCCGGATGTAGGAGAGAACCATCTCTTTCAGCTGATGGACATTGAGCTCCGAGGTATCGAAGACCCGCGTGGCAATACGCCTGAGTCCGGCCAGGCATTCCCGCTCGTAACGGATCGCTTCGGCAACCGAAGCACCAGCCAGGGCGGGATGACGCCGGCGGGTCTCGGAAAAGCGCCGGATCAGAACTTCGTCGGTGGTATCGAAAAAGAGGACCTCAAGCCGGTGCCCCGAGAGCTGGACCTCCCGCAGGACATCCTCACCCCCCTTGAGAAAATCGCGTCCGCGGATGTCCATGACCATGGCCACGTCGCGAACCTGGTCCTTGGACCGGTCAACCAGTTCGATAAAGGTGTGAATCAGCGTAACCGGCAGGTTGTCGATGCAGAAGAATCCTTCATCCTCAAGGGCCCTTACGGCAGTCGACTTTCCCGAACCGGAGAGACCGGTGATTACGACGATCCGCATCTCACTCCACCTCATCGCCAATGGGCCGCACATCCAGCCGGGAGAGAAGCTTCTCGTGAAACTCCTTTGCCGAGTGGTACCCCATCCCCTTGAGGAGATAGTTCCGGGCAGCTACCTCGATGATCGAGGTCAGGTTGCGTCCGGGGCGAACCGGGATGATCAGGTGAGGCAGGCCGATCCCCAGGATGGTGTGCACCTGTTCGTCGATGCCCAGGCGGTCGTACTCCTGGGCCGGGTTCCATTCCACCAGTTCCAGGACCATGTCGATAATTTTTTTCTCGCGAATGGAGGAAACCCCGAACAGGTCCTTGATGTTGATGATGCCGAGCCCCCTGATCTCCATGTGGTGCTGGATCGCTTCGGCAGCCTGGCCCACCAGCGCAGCCGGCATCTTCTTCTTGATGAAGACCACGTCATCGGCCACCAGCCGATGGCCACGGATGACCAGGTCGAGGGCGCATTCGCTCTTGCCGATACCGCTTTTCCCCAGCAGCAGGACCCCCACCCCGAGCACATCCACCAGCACCCCGTGCACATGGGTCGTGGGGAGCAGCCGCTCCTCCAAAAACTTGGTAATGAGCGAAATGAAGGTCGACGACTGGCGCGGCGTCACCAGCAGCGGGATACCGGCCTTTTCAGTCTCGCGACGGAGCATTTCCGGGGGTTCGAGCCCCTTGGTAACGATAAAACAGGATATGGGGAACGAACAGAGCTTGGCGACGTTGTCCTGGGCGTGCTGCTCGGGGATCTGCAGCATGTATGAGATTTCGGTATTGCCGAGCACCTGGAGACGATCGGGGTGGAGATGTTCGGTATAGCCGGTAAGTGCGAGTCCGGGCTTCTGAATGCGGGAGCTGTAGAGACGATGGCAAAGCCCTTGCTCACCAGATATCAGGCGCAGCTCGAGCCCGTATTCGTCATCATTGAGAAGGTCTTCTATGGAGAGGCTGATAGTGCTCACGCGATGCTGTCCCGCTCTACGACAATTGCGGTGATCTCATCCGGCGTCCCGGCCGTCATGAGCCTCTCACGGACAGCCGAGTCCTTGAGGAGACGGGAAAGCCGGGCAAGCAGCTTGAGATGGATGCCGGCAGCCCCCTCTGGGGCTGCCAGCAGAAAGAAAAGATGCACGGGACGGCCGTCAATGGCTCGAAAATCAACCCCGTTGAAACTGCGCCCAAAAAGCAGCACCGGCTCTTTGAGTTCAGGCAGTTTGCAGTGCGGAATGGCAATCCCGTCACCGATACCGGTACTTCCCAGTCCTTCGCGATCATGGAGCAGTTGCAGCAGCACTTCACGGGAAACTGCAGGAGATCCCTGCACCAGCCTGTCGGCAAGTTCGGCAAGGGCCTCTTCTCCCTTCGTGGCCTGCAGGTCCATGATGACGTCAGCAGGCTTCAACACGAGTGCACCCTTCATCTGTCAACCCCGGTTCAGGAGAAGAGGCCGAAGCCCGTTGTCATTGTGCAGTTTCAATCAGACCATAGTTGCCGTCACGGCGGCGATAGATAACGTTGATGCTGTCGGAACCCGCGTCTGTGAAAACCAGAAAGTCCTTGTGCATGAGATCCATCTGCATGACCGCCTCATCCACCGACATCGGCTTTATGGAAACGGTTTTAGTCTTGATGACCACCGGCTCCTTGCTCTGTTCAAGTTCCTCGGCTCCGATGATCTTTTTCTGCACCTGGCGCTCGGGGGCATCGGCAGGCTTGTGCGCCTTGAGACGCTCCTTGTAACGGCGGAGCTGCCGCTCGATTTTGTCGATGACCGCATCAATGGCTGCATACATGTCGTTGGTCGCCTCAGAGGCCTTGGTGGTCACTCCTTTGGCATTGATGGATATCTCGACGATGTGACGGATCTTTTCCACGGTCAGATAGACTTGGGCCACGATCGGCTCGTCTATGTATTTCTTGATCCGCTCGAGCTTTTCTTCGGCGTAGCTTTTGAGCGCATCACTCGGTTCCATGTGCCTGAAAGTAGTTGCAATCTGCATGAGTATTCCTCCTCTATGTATGGTTCATGTGCTGACGGCCCACAATGGTCCGCGGTCTTGAACCGCATCCCCGCAGGGCCGGAAATGCCGGTTTCAGAAGAGCCGCTTGCGTTCCGATGATGAGCCGATCCGGAGCATCTCGCGGTATTTGGTCACGGTCCGACGGGCTATGTTGATCTGGTGGGCGGAGAGCAGTTCCGCAAGTTTCTGATCGCTGTACGGCTTTTTCGGATCCTCGTTTTCCAGGATCTCCTTGATCTTGTTCTTGACACTCTCCGAGGCGATGAAATCACCGTCAGTGGTGGAAATGCCGCTATTGAAGAAGTATTTCAACTCGAACAACCCCTGGGGCGTCTGCATGTATTTGTTGGTGGTGACCCTGCTGATGGTCGACTCATGCATGCCGATATCCTCGGCAACGTCACGCAGAACCAAGGGTTTGAGATAGGCGATCCCCTTGTCCAGGAATTCACGCTGGAACTTGACGATGCTCTTTGAGGTCTTGTAGATGGTCCGTTGCCGTTGATGGATACTCTTGATCAACCACAATGCCGAGCGCATCTTCTCGCTCAGGTACTCCTCGACCTTGCCCGACTGGTTGCGCTCTGCCTTGGTTTCGTTGCTGTACAGCGGGTTGATGCGGAGATTGGGCATCCCCTCTTCATTGAGCAGGACCACGTATTCCTCCCCCACCTTGGAGACAAAGATGTCAGGGGAGATGTACTGTACCTCTTCCTGGCCATAGAGACGACCCGGCTTGGGGTCGAGGCCGGCAATGATCCTGGCGGCGAGCAGGATGTCATTGACCTCGACACCCACTGCCTTGGCAATCTGCTTGTACTTGCGGTTCTCGAGATCCTTGAGGTGGGAGGTCAGGACCGCTTCCACCACACTGCCGTCCATCCCCAGGTTACGGACCTGCAGGAGCAGGCATTCCCGCAGGTCGCGGGCGGCAACACCGGCCGGGTCGAAATCCTGAATCCGGGCCAGTACACTGACGACAGCCTCTTCATCCACGTTGCAGATCTGCGCGATATCGGCAGTCGGCGAGCGGAGATAGCCATCCTCATCGATATTGCCGATGAGCTCGACGCCGATCAGGCGCTCTTCGTCGGTAAACCGGTTGAGATTGAGTTGCCAGATCAGATGATCGGAGAGAGTCCCTTTTTTGGTGAGGATGTTTTCATAGGAGGGGCGGTCATCGTCGTCGTCGTAATACTGCTCGCCGGCACTGTAGTTGTAGCCCTCAAGGTAGGAATCCCAGTCCATCTCCTTGATGGTCTCTTCACCGGCGGCCACTTCCTTGAATTCAACCGCCTCGCCCGTTACCGGGATCTCTTCCTTTTCCTGCAGTTCGAACTGATCTGTCTCACGGATCTCTTCCTGTTCGGCGGATTCGTCGAGCACGGGGTTTTCTTCCAGCTCCTGACGGATCACATCCTGGAGCTCAATCCGGGAAAGCTGGAGGAGCTTGATAGCCTGCTGCAACTGGGGCGTCATCACCAGTTGCTGAACCATCTTCATCTGTTGGCGCATCTCAATGGCCATAGTGCCTCGTTTTACAGTCTGAAGGAATCACCGAGATAAATCTCGCGGGCCTTTTTACTCTCTGCGATCTGCTGCGGGTCGCCGAACTCCAGCACCTCACCGGCGTTGACAATATAGGCGACATCACACACACCAAGGGTTTCACGAACATTGTGATCCGAAATCAGGATACCGATCCCTCTGCCCCGAAGGTCGGCAATGATCCCCTGGATATCCATCACGGCAATGGGGTCGATGCCGGCAAAGGGTTCGTCCAGAAGGATGAACGCCGGACCGGTTGCCAATGCCCTGGCAATCTCGACTCGCCGCCTCTCGCCACCCGATAGGGCGTAACCGTAACTCTGGGCAATGTGACTGATGCCGAGATCGGCCATGAGAGTATCGGTACGCTCTTCGCGCTCCCCCCGCGACAGATTCATCA is a genomic window containing:
- the ptsP gene encoding phosphoenolpyruvate--protein phosphotransferase, translating into MDSVRSNNRELQGVGASPGVAIGRARLTDRSRVAVHEEYLQQPEIPSEIERFMAALGQARGELRALKEQMAGQHGPEHLYVIDTHLMMLDDSMLQRETVALIETEAINAEWALKKTILKFREFFAAIEDDYLRERGSDIEIVGERVLRKLVGKIHEPLTAVPEMALVVAHDLSPADILQIDKSKVIGFVTDLGGKTSHSAILARALEIPAVVGLERITQEVADGEHMIIDGSAGVVIINPDEATFREYLKRKLHYEYIERELAKLRDLPAVTLDGYRVCLKGNMEFIEEIASLKGHGGEGIGLYRTEMLFMGRDQLPDEEEQFACYSEVVTAMAPHPVTIRTLDVGGDKFVPDLNLADELNPALGLRAIRLSLRQPETFMPQLRAILRASALGKVRIFFPMISGVGEIRQAKQLLEAAKQELRQTGIPFDEDIEIGIMIEIPSAVVIADLLAREVDFFSVGTNDLIQYSLAIDRTNEHLAHLYEPLHPAVLRSLKQVVDAAHAAGIDACMCGEMAGEPDYLPILLGLGFDELSMNGISIPRVKRILRRCNRTDAEQLVQRALSLSTAEEIGSFLKAEITAHYADSFD
- a CDS encoding HPr family phosphocarrier protein; protein product: MLEQHFTIVNKLGLHARASALFVKTAIQFSSEVKVAREDVEVNGKSIMGIMMLAAAKGSVIRLHVEGADEVAAMAALGELIENGFGEE
- the rapZ gene encoding RNase adapter RapZ produces the protein MRIVVITGLSGSGKSTAVRALEDEGFFCIDNLPVTLIHTFIELVDRSKDQVRDVAMVMDIRGRDFLKGGEDVLREVQLSGHRLEVLFFDTTDEVLIRRFSETRRRHPALAGASVAEAIRYERECLAGLRRIATRVFDTSELNVHQLKEMVLSYIRGEEGNRRLTVHLQSFGYRFGIPMDSDLVVDVRFLPNPFFVETLKKFSGLNRKVKGFVLEQPVTKEFLDRYRELLDVLIPGYQREGKSYLTISVGCTGGRHRSVAIVEELKSYFSGKNVELKITHRDMEKG
- a CDS encoding PTS sugar transporter subunit IIA; the encoded protein is MKGALVLKPADVIMDLQATKGEEALAELADRLVQGSPAVSREVLLQLLHDREGLGSTGIGDGIAIPHCKLPELKEPVLLFGRSFNGVDFRAIDGRPVHLFFLLAAPEGAAGIHLKLLARLSRLLKDSAVRERLMTAGTPDEITAIVVERDSIA
- a CDS encoding HPr kinase/phosphorylase — translated: MSTISLSIEDLLNDDEYGLELRLISGEQGLCHRLYSSRIQKPGLALTGYTEHLHPDRLQVLGNTEISYMLQIPEQHAQDNVAKLCSFPISCFIVTKGLEPPEMLRRETEKAGIPLLVTPRQSSTFISLITKFLEERLLPTTHVHGVLVDVLGVGVLLLGKSGIGKSECALDLVIRGHRLVADDVVFIKKKMPAALVGQAAEAIQHHMEIRGLGIINIKDLFGVSSIREKKIIDMVLELVEWNPAQEYDRLGIDEQVHTILGIGLPHLIIPVRPGRNLTSIIEVAARNYLLKGMGYHSAKEFHEKLLSRLDVRPIGDEVE
- the raiA gene encoding ribosome-associated translation inhibitor RaiA, whose protein sequence is MQIATTFRHMEPSDALKSYAEEKLERIKKYIDEPIVAQVYLTVEKIRHIVEISINAKGVTTKASEATNDMYAAIDAVIDKIERQLRRYKERLKAHKPADAPERQVQKKIIGAEELEQSKEPVVIKTKTVSIKPMSVDEAVMQMDLMHKDFLVFTDAGSDSINVIYRRRDGNYGLIETAQ
- the rpoN gene encoding RNA polymerase factor sigma-54 — its product is MAIEMRQQMKMVQQLVMTPQLQQAIKLLQLSRIELQDVIRQELEENPVLDESAEQEEIRETDQFELQEKEEIPVTGEAVEFKEVAAGEETIKEMDWDSYLEGYNYSAGEQYYDDDDDRPSYENILTKKGTLSDHLIWQLNLNRFTDEERLIGVELIGNIDEDGYLRSPTADIAQICNVDEEAVVSVLARIQDFDPAGVAARDLRECLLLQVRNLGMDGSVVEAVLTSHLKDLENRKYKQIAKAVGVEVNDILLAARIIAGLDPKPGRLYGQEEVQYISPDIFVSKVGEEYVVLLNEEGMPNLRINPLYSNETKAERNQSGKVEEYLSEKMRSALWLIKSIHQRQRTIYKTSKSIVKFQREFLDKGIAYLKPLVLRDVAEDIGMHESTISRVTTNKYMQTPQGLFELKYFFNSGISTTDGDFIASESVKNKIKEILENEDPKKPYSDQKLAELLSAHQINIARRTVTKYREMLRIGSSSERKRLF
- the lptB gene encoding LPS export ABC transporter ATP-binding protein, producing the protein MSAPAPERKLFARGLMKSFGNRGVVKGIGLEVTSGQVVGLLGPNGAGKTTTFYMVVGLCRPDSGQVLLDEEDLTAMPMHQRARRGISYLPQEPSVFRKLTVRQNLLAVLEMMNLSRGEREERTDTLMADLGISHIAQSYGYALSGGERRRVEIARALATGPAFILLDEPFAGIDPIAVMDIQGIIADLRGRGIGILISDHNVRETLGVCDVAYIVNAGEVLEFGDPQQIAESKKAREIYLGDSFRL
- a CDS encoding PTS sugar transporter; translation: MIGLVLVTHAGLARELLAAAEMIVGPVEMAETVGIQTGDPVDSIRTGIDEAIRKVNSEGVIIMTDMFGGTPSNMSLSFLEDNRIEVMTGVNLPMLIKFFSDRGKVGISELAAQLKACGRESISVAGDYLR